The following are from one region of the Zonotrichia leucophrys gambelii isolate GWCS_2022_RI chromosome 1A, RI_Zleu_2.0, whole genome shotgun sequence genome:
- the KCTD17 gene encoding BTB/POZ domain-containing protein KCTD17 isoform X1: protein MRMEGREEMQGAVGLRCTWDIPPPAGTQAKWVRLNVGGTVFLTTRQTLCREQKSFLCRLCQGEELQSDRDETGAYLIDRDPTYFGPILNFLRHGKLVLDKDMAEEGILEEAEFYNIGPLIRIIKDRMEEKDYTVTQVPPKHVYRVLQCQEEELTQMVSTMSDGWRFEQLVNIGSSYNYGNEDQTEFLCVVSKELYNSPNGLSSEPSHKAKNTEEDLEEEEQEVEEEAEAEAEAEEKDRPSIWDCAKLSSCGPSLLLPSVSIPALPSTSHIAPLASLQHPSLCSPCPSGLRVVSAQGPVSLCSSLFLLCRYVTCLHSQLLPA from the exons atgaggatggagggcagggaggagatgcAGGGCGCCGTGGGGCTACGCTGCACCTGGGACATTCCGCCACCCGCTGGCACCCAGGCCAAGTGGGTGAGGCTCAATGTGGGGGGCACCGTGTTCCTCACCACCAGGCAGACCCTGTGTCGGGAGCAGAAATCTTTCCTGTGTCGCTTGTGCCAGGGCGAGGAGCTGCAGTCGGACCGG GATGAAACTGGTGCATACCTAATAGATCGGGACCCCACTTACTTTGGACCGATTCTGAATTTCCTCCGCCATGGGAAGCTGGTCCTGGATAAAGATATGGCTGAAGAAG GGATCCTTGAAGAAGCTGAGTTCTATAACATTGGTCCTTTGATCCGAATAATCAAGGATCGAATGGAGGAGAAGGACTACACAGTAACACAG GTGCCTCCTAAGCATGTCTACCgtgtgctgcagtgccaggaagaGGAGCTCACTCAGATGGTTTCCACTATGTCAGATGGATGGCGCTTTGAGCAG CTTGTGAACATTGGATCATCCTATAATTATGGGAATGAGGATCAGACAGAATTCCTGTGCGTGGTCTCCAAGGAGTTGTACAACTCCCCCAATGGCCtgagctctgagcccagccACAAAGCCAAG AACACAGAGGAGGacctggaggaggaagagcaggaggtggaggaggaggcagaggcagaagcagaagcagaggagaaag acCGTCCATCTATTTGGGATTGTGCTAAACTCTCTTCCTGCGgaccctccctcctgctcccttccgtgtccatcccagcactgccatctaCCTCCCACATTGCCCCACTCGCCAGCCTCCAGcatccttccctctgctctccttgtCCCTCAGGGCTCAGAGTGGTCTCTGCCCAGGGCCCTgtctctctctgctcctcacttttcctcctctgcaggTATGTTACCTGtctgcactcccagctcctgccagcctga
- the KCTD17 gene encoding BTB/POZ domain-containing protein KCTD17 isoform X2, with the protein MRMEGREEMQGAVGLRCTWDIPPPAGTQAKWVRLNVGGTVFLTTRQTLCREQKSFLCRLCQGEELQSDRDETGAYLIDRDPTYFGPILNFLRHGKLVLDKDMAEEGILEEAEFYNIGPLIRIIKDRMEEKDYTVTQVPPKHVYRVLQCQEEELTQMVSTMSDGWRFEQLVNIGSSYNYGNEDQTEFLCVVSKELYNSPNGLSSEPSHKAKNTEEDLEEEEQEVEEEAEAEAEAEEKDRPSIWDCAKLSSCGPSLLLPSVSIPALPSTSHIAPLASLQHPSLCSPCPSGLRVVSAQGPVSLCSSLFLLCSCYKPEI; encoded by the exons atgaggatggagggcagggaggagatgcAGGGCGCCGTGGGGCTACGCTGCACCTGGGACATTCCGCCACCCGCTGGCACCCAGGCCAAGTGGGTGAGGCTCAATGTGGGGGGCACCGTGTTCCTCACCACCAGGCAGACCCTGTGTCGGGAGCAGAAATCTTTCCTGTGTCGCTTGTGCCAGGGCGAGGAGCTGCAGTCGGACCGG GATGAAACTGGTGCATACCTAATAGATCGGGACCCCACTTACTTTGGACCGATTCTGAATTTCCTCCGCCATGGGAAGCTGGTCCTGGATAAAGATATGGCTGAAGAAG GGATCCTTGAAGAAGCTGAGTTCTATAACATTGGTCCTTTGATCCGAATAATCAAGGATCGAATGGAGGAGAAGGACTACACAGTAACACAG GTGCCTCCTAAGCATGTCTACCgtgtgctgcagtgccaggaagaGGAGCTCACTCAGATGGTTTCCACTATGTCAGATGGATGGCGCTTTGAGCAG CTTGTGAACATTGGATCATCCTATAATTATGGGAATGAGGATCAGACAGAATTCCTGTGCGTGGTCTCCAAGGAGTTGTACAACTCCCCCAATGGCCtgagctctgagcccagccACAAAGCCAAG AACACAGAGGAGGacctggaggaggaagagcaggaggtggaggaggaggcagaggcagaagcagaagcagaggagaaag acCGTCCATCTATTTGGGATTGTGCTAAACTCTCTTCCTGCGgaccctccctcctgctcccttccgtgtccatcccagcactgccatctaCCTCCCACATTGCCCCACTCGCCAGCCTCCAGcatccttccctctgctctccttgtCCCTCAGGGCTCAGAGTGGTCTCTGCCCAGGGCCCTgtctctctctgctcctcacttttcctcctctgcag CTGTTACAAGCCAGAGATCTGA